In one window of Solanum pennellii chromosome 2, SPENNV200 DNA:
- the LOC107008670 gene encoding CBS domain-containing protein CBSX5-like has product MAVSFLNREVSDLCLGKPALKPIPAEATVSEALTLLKKSGETHVSVWSCDHSRKVAEEEGGGGDSVCRCIGKICMVDVICFLCTEENLADPSKALQTPVEQILPKGNSIVRHLDPNSSLLEAIDYILEGAQNLVIPIQNYKSTPSRKKLLSKASFLTPTNHNGVEYCWLTQEDIVRFLLNSIGVFSPMPTFSIESLNIINHDMMTVSYHDPAISSLDAIIRAYIEQSSVAVVDEDNRLIGEISPFTLAYCDETVAAAIATLSAGDLMTYIDYGGPPEDLIELVKMRLQEKKLGAMVELIDEEFSLSSSSSSASSCSSDDESGSSKVTVLGRYSSARRSEAITCYPWSSLVAVMIQALAHRANSIWVMDEDHNLIGVVTFKGILEVFRSIANARHQPERENTSKQ; this is encoded by the exons ATGGCAGTAAGTTTTTTGAATCGGGAGGTATCTGACCTGTGTCTTGGTAAGCCGGCGTTAAAGCCTATTCCAGCTGAAGCTACTGTATCGGAGGCGTTGACATTGTTGAAAAAATCCGGAGAGACTCATGTAAGCGTTTGGAGCTGTGACCATAGCAGGAAGGTtgcagaagaagaaggaggCGGAGGAGATTCTGTTTGCCGCTGTATTGGGAAGATCTGTATGGTCGATGTGATTTGCTTCCTCTGTACGGAAGAGAATTTGGCTGATCCTTCTAAGGCTCTTCAAACTCCTGTGGAACAGATTTTGCCTAAAGGGAATTCCATTGTCAGACATTTAGATCCAAATTCTAG CTTGTTGGAAGCGATAGATTACATTCTTGAAGGCGCTCAGAATCTGGTTATACCAATTCAAAATTATAAGAGCACCCCTTCGAGGAAAAAGCTTTTGAGTAAAGCGTCATTTTTGACTCCCACAAATCATAACGGAGTTGAATACTGTTGGCTAACGCAGGAAGACATTGTCCGGTTCCTTCTGAACTCCATTGGAGTCTTCTCTCCTATGCCTACTTTTTCAATTGAATCACTCAACATCATAAATCACGATATGATGACTGTTAGTTATCATGATCCTGCAATTTCTTCTTTGGATGCCATAATTCGGGCGTATATTGAGCAGAGCTCAGTTGCAGTTGTTGATGAAGACAACCGATTGATTGGTGAAATCTCTCCCTTCACTCTAGCCTACTGTGATGAGACCGTTGCAGCAGCAATCGCGACACTTTCAGCTGGTGATCTCATGACTTACATCGACTACGGTGGTCCTCCAGAGGACTTGATCGAGTTGGTCAAGATGAGGTTACAAGAAAAGAAACTTGGGGCAATGGTTGAACTAATAGATGAAGAGTTTTCACTgtcttcatcatcatcttctgcTTCAAGCTGTTCATCAGATGATGAATCAGGCTCAAGCAAAGTTACTGTGCTAGGACGATATTCTTCAGCAAGAAGATCCGAGGCGATTACTTGTTATCCATGGAGTTCATTGGTGGCTGTGATGATCCAAGCTCTAGCACATCGCGCTAATTCCATTTGGGTGATGGATGAAGATCATAATTTGATCGGAGTTGTAACATTTAAAGGAATTCTGGAAGTTTTCAGGAGTATCGCTAATGCGAGGCATCAACCAGAAAGGGAGAATACATCAAAGCAATAA